The following are from one region of the Quercus robur chromosome 1, dhQueRobu3.1, whole genome shotgun sequence genome:
- the LOC126728361 gene encoding 18.2 kDa class I heat shock protein-like, producing MSLIPSFFGSHRSNILDPFSLEIWDPFKDLPFSSEPQFARETSALVNTRVDWKETPEAHVFRADLPGLNKEEVKVEVEDDRVLQISGERKVEKEEKKDTWHRLERSSGKFLRRFRLPENAKMDQIKAAMENGVLTVTVPKVEAKKPDVKAIEISG from the coding sequence ATGTCACTAATTCCAAGCTTCTTTGGTAGCCACCGAAGCAACATATTGGATCCATTCTCACTCGAGATTTGGGACCCATTTAAGGATTTGCCATTCTCATCTGAGCCTCAGTTTGCAAGAGAAACTTCTGCTTTGGTTAACACCCGTGTGGATTGGAAGGAGACCCCAGAAGCCCATGTGTTCAGAGCTGATCTTCCTGGGCTCAACAAAGAGGAAGTGAAGGTTGAAGTTGAAGATGACAGAGTGCTGCAAATAAGCGGAGAGAGGAAAGtggagaaggaagagaagaaagacaCGTGGCATAGATTGGAGCGTAGCAGTGGCAAGTTCTTGAGGAGGTTTAGGCTTCCTGAGAATGCTAAGATGGATCAGATCAAGGCTGCAATGGAGAATGGTGTTCTCACTGTGACAGTCCCTAAGGTGGAGGCGAAGAAGCCTGATGTCAAGGCCATTGAGATTTCTGGCTAA
- the LOC126728372 gene encoding 18.5 kDa class I heat shock protein-like → MSLIPSFFGSRRSNISNPFSLKIWDPFKDFPFSSESQFAKENSALVNTRVDWKETREAHVFKAAGPVPGLNKEEVKVEVEDDRVLQISRERKMEKEETKDTWHRVEHSNGKFLRRFRLPESAKMDQIKASMENGVLIVTIPKVEVKKPDVKSIEISG, encoded by the exons ATGTCGCTAATTCCAAGCTTCTTTGGTAGCCGCCGAAGCAACATCTCAAACCCATTCTCACTCAAGATTTGGGACCCTTTTAAGGATTTTCCATTCTCATCGGAATCTCAGtttgcaaaagaaaattctGCTTTGGTTAACACCCGCGTGGATTGGAAGGAGACCCGAGAAGCCCATGTGTTCAAAGCTG CCGGCCCTGTTCCTGGGCTCAACAAAGAGGAAGTGAAGGTTGAAGTTGAAGATGACAGAGTGCTCCAAATAAGCAGAGAGAGGAAAATGGAGAAGGAAGAGACGAAAGACACGTGGCATAGAGTGGAGCACAGCAACGGCAAGTTCTTGAGGAGGTTTAGGCTTCCTGAGAGTGCTAAGATGGATCAGATTAAGGCTTCCATGGAGAATGGTGTTCTCATTGTGACTATTCCTAAGGTGGAGGTGAAGAAGCCTGATGTCAAATCCATTGAGATTTCTGGCTAA
- the LOC126728354 gene encoding 18.5 kDa class I heat shock protein-like, with translation MSLIPSFFGSRRSNILDPFSLEIWDPFKDFPFSSESQFAKETSALVDTRVDWKETPEAHLFKADLPGLNKEEVKVEVEDDTVLQISGERKVEKEEKKDTWHRVERSSGKFLRRFRLPENAKMDQIKASMENGVLTVTVPKVEVKKPDVKSIEISG, from the coding sequence ATGTCGCTGATTCCAAGCTTCTTTGGTAGCCGCCGAAGCAACATCTTGGATCCATTTTCGCTCGAGATTTGGGACCCATTTAAGGATTTCCCGTTCTCATCTGAATCTCAGTTTGCAAAAGAAACTTCTGCCTTGGTTGACACTCGCGTGGATTGGAAGGAGACCCCAGAAGCCCATTTGTTCAAAGCTGATCTTCCTGGGCTCAACAAAGAGGAGGTGAAGGTTGAAGTTGAAGATGACACAGTGCTGCAAATAAGCGGAGAGAGGAAGGtggagaaggaagagaagaaagacaCGTGGCATAGAGTGGAGCGCAGCAGCGGCAAATTCTTGAGGAGGTTTAGGCTTCCTGAGAATGCAAAGATGGATCAGATTAAGGCTTCAATGGAAAATGGTGTTCTCACTGTGACGGTTCCTAAGGTGGAGGTGAAGAAGCCTGATGTCAAGTCCATTGAGATTTCTGGCTAA